CATCGCCCAAAACATCGAACAGCAATTGCAGGTTGGTCACGCTACGTTGCGGTTCAGCAAACCCCATGGCCGTGATACAGGCACACAGCTGGTCCTTGTTTTCCTCGCCCGTTTGCTGCAACAGTGTCGTCAGTCGTTCCACCTGCTCGTTCATATCAGCCCCTTTGCTGTGCAAGTGCTTTTAAACCGTTAAGGTAATCCCCTTGAACCACGCCGCGTTCGGTGATGATCGCCGCCACCAGATGCGACGGTGTCACATCAAACGCCGGGTTGTACACTTTGACGCCGTCCGGAGCCAGTTGCGTGTCGCCACAATGCGTCACCTCACGCCAATCACGCTCCTCAATGGGAATCTGCGAGCCATCCGTCAAACTCAGGTCAATAGTCGACATAGGGGCAGCCACGTAAAAGGGAATGCCGTGTTCCTTGGCCAGTACCGCCACTGTATAGGTGCCGATCTTGTTGGCCACATCGCCGTTAGCGGTAATGCGATCCGCACCGACAATCACTGCATCGACCCGGCCCTGCTGCATCAGGTATCCGGCCATGTTGTCACAGATCACCGTCACCGGAATGTTGTCCTGCATCAGCTCCCAGGCGGTCAGACGCGTCCCCTGCCAGAACGGTCGCGTTTCATCGGCAAACACCTCAATCTGCTTGCCCGCTTCCACGGCCGCGCGAATCACGCCCAGGGCCGTGCCGTAACCACCTGTGGCCAATGCACCGGCATTGCAATGAGTGAGAATATTAGCTTTGTCCGGAAACAGCACCTGACCGTTTGAGCCCATGGTCCGGTTGATCCGGTCATCGTCTTCAGCAATGGTCAGCGCCTCGTCGAGCAATACCTGACGCAGCTCCGCCAGAGGCAATTGCTGATTGGCGCGTGCCACGGATTTCATTCGGTCCAGCGCCCAGAACAAATTCACCGCCGTCGGCCGGGTTGCGGCCAGCACCGCGCAGCACGCTTCAAATTGCGGCTCAAACGCGGCGAAATCCTCGGCTTCAATCTCAGCAGCGGCAAACGCCGCCCCAAACGCGGCAGCCACGCCAATGGCCGGAGCACCGCGCACTACCATGGTTTGAATCGCTTCGGCCACGCTACGGTAATCGCGGTATTCCAACCACACCTCCTGGGCCGGAAGCAGGCGCTGATCGATCATACGGCAGACGCCGTTTTCAAATTCAATAGGCTTGATAGACATGAAATCCTCAGTGGAAAATAGAGTGATTTTTCAGATTAAAAACAGAAGTGAAGATTACCATCATCGGACGGTGATTGGCAAAATGTGTTTCATGGCAAAGGGCACCCCTTTGGCCATTTTTCATTCGCGCCAAAGTGGATATATGTTCTTTGCCTTAACGCCAAGCATCACGCGACCGAAAGCCGCGCAGCGGTTTTTGGGTCGCTGTGGATGCATTTGTTAGGTGCATTTGAACTCCACAGCACGATGAAACTCCAGGTATTCCCTACTTCTAGGATTCAATACGAGGTGAGGCCATAAGTCGACAGCACACTTTTTCCTATCGCTCTCGGATAGACTTGGCGATAGTGATACTGAACCATCATCCTCGAAAGTGATTAGTCCTTGATCGAAAAGCCGATCAATCAACGCCGAAAGAAGGATTCCGTTATTAGGATCTAAGCGTTCCGCGTTTGTGCATTTTTTCCAAGGCTTTATGTGTGACGCTATAAGCAGTTGCTCGTTCTCGATCCCGGTAATCGGGCAACGTCCGCGGTATGCCTCGATGAGAGATTTTCGAAATTGCCCTTGTCCAATTCGAGCGGTGCGGATATACGCCTTTTCTGTTTCGCTTAGTGAGGTGTTGATCTCTGGAAATTCTTGATTTTGTAGCTTTTCACCAGAATCGAAAACCAGCGACTCTGGATCAACATTCCGATCAATGCAGATTATTATCCTCTTCTGAGCGTTTCCGCCGCTCTTTGCATCTGGGGCTCGATGCATCCCGGCAATTACACGCTGAATCTCTTTACGGAATTCCTCAATATCGACGTAAGTAAGATCAATAGGGTACGCAACGCTTAATTCAGCGATGCGTTCATTTACTGGAATGTCCGCTACTTTCGTGGAACCCAAGACCACTTTCGTGATTCTTACTCTCGATTGTTTTAATCGCGCTAGCAGCACCGACAACAATTTGTTGTACTCGGGGTTCCTCCGTGGAATCCCTTTTGAGGGGTTACCACCACCGCTACTCTCAATTACAACGGACTGATCCCCTTCCAGCACGCTCATACTGCATTCGGCATTGATAACCTGATTTTCCATATCAAGTATGTTCATAACGCTATACGCACCTAACGTTGCTAATCAGCCGCGCGGCTTTTTTGCGTCGGCTGAATTAGTCTTGTTATGTGAAGG
This region of uncultured Desulfuromonas sp. genomic DNA includes:
- the mtnA gene encoding S-methyl-5-thioribose-1-phosphate isomerase translates to MSIKPIEFENGVCRMIDQRLLPAQEVWLEYRDYRSVAEAIQTMVVRGAPAIGVAAAFGAAFAAAEIEAEDFAAFEPQFEACCAVLAATRPTAVNLFWALDRMKSVARANQQLPLAELRQVLLDEALTIAEDDDRINRTMGSNGQVLFPDKANILTHCNAGALATGGYGTALGVIRAAVEAGKQIEVFADETRPFWQGTRLTAWELMQDNIPVTVICDNMAGYLMQQGRVDAVIVGADRITANGDVANKIGTYTVAVLAKEHGIPFYVAAPMSTIDLSLTDGSQIPIEERDWREVTHCGDTQLAPDGVKVYNPAFDVTPSHLVAAIITERGVVQGDYLNGLKALAQQRG
- a CDS encoding HNH endonuclease → MNILDMENQVINAECSMSVLEGDQSVVIESSGGGNPSKGIPRRNPEYNKLLSVLLARLKQSRVRITKVVLGSTKVADIPVNERIAELSVAYPIDLTYVDIEEFRKEIQRVIAGMHRAPDAKSGGNAQKRIIICIDRNVDPESLVFDSGEKLQNQEFPEINTSLSETEKAYIRTARIGQGQFRKSLIEAYRGRCPITGIENEQLLIASHIKPWKKCTNAERLDPNNGILLSALIDRLFDQGLITFEDDGSVSLSPSLSESDRKKCAVDLWPHLVLNPRSREYLEFHRAVEFKCT